In Propionicimonas paludicola, a single window of DNA contains:
- a CDS encoding HlyD family secretion protein, with protein MAKARKHPPIPVIILVVALLAGAGGWWWWSSTQPNPSTTGLDFTGAVESNQYQVGSALAGRITAVKVSEGDQVTKGQPLVELDAAAFTLQKQQAQQGVVAAKAALTNAKNDDDSTKADITAAKARLSQAEAAVKLADVQLGYTKIAAPRSGVVISVTANTGQNAAPGKTLLTIADPTDLFVRVFVPETRIGQVKVAAPATVSTDSLSTRFTGTVSYVASEAEFTPNTVQTAEQRVKLVYEVRVKVSDPSGGLKAGMPVDVSLD; from the coding sequence ATGGCCAAAGCGCGCAAGCACCCCCCGATCCCGGTGATCATCCTGGTGGTCGCCCTGCTGGCCGGAGCCGGCGGCTGGTGGTGGTGGAGTTCCACCCAGCCGAACCCGTCCACGACCGGACTGGACTTCACCGGCGCCGTGGAGAGCAACCAGTACCAGGTCGGCTCAGCGCTGGCCGGGCGGATCACCGCGGTCAAGGTCAGCGAGGGTGACCAGGTGACCAAGGGCCAGCCCCTGGTCGAGCTGGACGCTGCCGCGTTCACCCTGCAGAAGCAGCAGGCCCAACAGGGAGTGGTGGCCGCCAAGGCCGCGCTGACCAATGCCAAGAACGACGACGACTCCACCAAGGCCGACATCACCGCAGCGAAGGCGCGGCTCAGCCAGGCCGAGGCTGCCGTCAAACTGGCCGACGTTCAGCTGGGCTACACCAAGATCGCCGCTCCGCGCAGTGGCGTGGTGATCTCGGTGACCGCGAACACCGGCCAGAACGCCGCCCCCGGCAAGACTCTGCTCACCATCGCCGATCCGACCGATCTGTTCGTCCGAGTGTTCGTGCCGGAGACCCGGATCGGTCAGGTGAAGGTCGCAGCGCCGGCCACGGTCAGCACCGACTCCCTCAGCACCCGGTTCACCGGAACAGTGAGCTATGTGGCCAGTGAGGCTGAGTTCACCCCGAACACCGTCCAGACCGCCGAGCAGCGGGTGAAGCTGGTCTACGAGGTGCGGGTGAAGGTCAGCGACCCGTCCGGTGGCCTGAAGGCCGGCATGCCGGTGGACGTCAGCCTCGACTGA
- a CDS encoding HlyD family secretion protein: MHQPTLVLALAATVALSGCGSSPELRVIGNVTDEQDVVAMPALAMPAVNLDAGFTRASGPIDPVSGRQAQTTSGVAARYSLGTTATLDELKVAVGDHVRTGQPLGSVDTAALAAQLTSAKADAAVASAQIGVLQAAIDSTYDAQHDLADARAKVSDAISQLESTRSKLLKTRPTLRHKLSQVEDGLAAVQQAIAALPPGMPVPPELIAKQQQLTAARSQLKAGLKKIDAALPKLAAGLKKARAGRTRLDNARAKLTDGRASLCDLLGLARIGADTMKVPVDLTSVQLDLAELVAPRAGVVVWVAQPGEQLAAGADAVAIRPDRPSTVTAWLSPSQLATVCLGDAADVHADWLAGDTTIAATLTRIAPSADYPPSSTGTDEIHLTRAVQVEFTATDQLPAGSPVELSIHGCHPAATLEMDR, encoded by the coding sequence ATGCACCAGCCCACTCTCGTCCTCGCGCTGGCCGCCACCGTGGCACTGAGCGGTTGCGGCAGCAGCCCCGAGCTGCGCGTGATCGGCAACGTCACCGACGAGCAAGACGTCGTCGCCATGCCGGCCCTGGCCATGCCCGCGGTGAACCTGGATGCCGGCTTCACCCGCGCGTCCGGTCCGATCGACCCGGTGAGCGGACGCCAGGCCCAGACCACCAGCGGGGTGGCCGCGCGCTACAGCCTGGGCACCACGGCCACTCTGGACGAGCTGAAGGTGGCCGTCGGTGACCACGTCCGTACCGGCCAGCCGTTGGGCTCGGTGGATACCGCGGCCTTGGCCGCCCAGCTCACCTCGGCGAAGGCGGACGCCGCCGTGGCGTCGGCCCAGATCGGGGTGCTCCAGGCAGCCATCGACAGCACCTACGACGCCCAACACGACCTGGCCGATGCCCGCGCCAAGGTGAGTGATGCGATCAGCCAGCTGGAGTCCACCCGCAGCAAGCTGCTCAAGACGCGTCCCACGCTGCGCCACAAGCTCAGCCAGGTCGAGGACGGACTGGCTGCGGTGCAGCAGGCCATCGCTGCGCTCCCGCCGGGGATGCCGGTGCCACCCGAGCTGATCGCCAAGCAGCAGCAACTGACCGCGGCCCGCAGCCAACTGAAGGCCGGCCTGAAGAAGATCGACGCCGCCCTGCCGAAGCTGGCCGCCGGGCTGAAGAAGGCCCGCGCCGGACGAACCCGACTCGACAATGCCCGGGCCAAGCTCACCGACGGCCGAGCCAGCCTGTGCGATCTGCTCGGACTGGCTCGGATCGGTGCCGACACCATGAAGGTCCCGGTAGACCTGACCTCGGTGCAACTCGATCTGGCCGAACTGGTCGCGCCGCGCGCAGGGGTCGTGGTCTGGGTGGCGCAGCCCGGTGAGCAGCTGGCCGCTGGCGCCGATGCGGTCGCCATTCGTCCAGACCGGCCGAGCACCGTGACCGCCTGGCTGTCGCCGTCCCAGCTGGCCACGGTCTGCCTCGGCGATGCGGCGGACGTCCATGCCGACTGGTTGGCCGGCGACACCACGATCGCCGCCACCCTGACCCGGATCGCCCCCAGTGCGGACTACCCGCCGTCCAGCACCGGCACCGATGAGATCCACCTGACCAGAGCCGTCCAGGTGGAGTTCACCGCCACCGACCAGCTGCCGGCCGGCAGCCCCGTCGAACTCAGCATCCATGGCTGCCACCCGGCAGCAACTCTCGAGATGGACAGGTGA
- a CDS encoding TetR/AcrR family transcriptional regulator, whose amino-acid sequence MTEGLSERQRAKRAQIIDAAHRMFLANGFAGTSIDAIVAEAGVSKQTLYTYFPTKIELLAAVLYGGISEISLPSGEPVALNSRDDLRRLLVGFSVQITRNLLEPEAIALVRLVLGEVFRVLELRKVFRDALPGQLLAQVQAILIRAAGQGLIRLSDPDLAARMFVGPLMTYIALDGFLSAEPANPPSVRQLEKMVDAFLTLVEA is encoded by the coding sequence GTGACTGAGGGCCTCAGTGAACGACAGCGGGCGAAGCGGGCGCAGATCATCGATGCGGCGCATCGGATGTTCCTGGCCAACGGCTTCGCCGGCACCTCGATCGACGCCATCGTGGCCGAGGCCGGGGTGAGCAAGCAGACCCTGTACACCTACTTCCCCACCAAGATCGAACTGCTGGCTGCAGTGCTGTACGGCGGAATCAGCGAGATCAGCCTGCCCAGCGGCGAACCGGTCGCCCTCAACAGCCGGGACGACTTGCGGCGACTCCTGGTCGGCTTCTCGGTGCAGATCACCCGCAACCTGCTCGAACCGGAGGCCATCGCCCTGGTCCGCCTGGTGCTGGGCGAGGTGTTCCGAGTGCTCGAGCTGCGCAAGGTCTTCCGGGACGCCCTGCCGGGCCAGCTGTTGGCTCAGGTCCAGGCCATCCTGATCCGGGCTGCTGGGCAGGGTCTGATCCGACTGTCCGATCCCGACCTGGCCGCCCGGATGTTCGTCGGCCCGCTGATGACCTACATCGCTCTGGACGGGTTCCTCAGCGCCGAACCGGCCAACCCACCCAGCGTGCGCCAACTGGAGAAGATGGTCGACGCCTTCCTGACGCTGGTGGAGGCCTGA
- a CDS encoding PrsW family intramembrane metalloprotease — protein sequence MTKSVAELARRRNGLPGTTAAPTGPLWQRVLRSGWTWLLLGATAVFVAALAAQWQLLTADIPVEGGVIEGVNASAIRTSAWLALPTLAVWTVLFLLADRYRPQRFAIWYLALGWGAAIATFLSIYANTWAGQHLSIAGDGDPASSARAAIFVAPFVEEAAKATVLFGIAILARYRLTSKVSTIVLAGLSAAGFAFTENIIYYSRVIVFSSQNIGVGDADAALSQIVLLRGVLTAFGHPLFTMMTGIGLAVALRTRSKVVRVLAPLAGYLAAAGLHMLFNSQATLADGRTQMVLYFVIALPMVLGALVYVIRQILAEGRRIRTRLGDYVQLGWLPAADQLVNAKLRTRAWALLIGITHGPRVWWATVRLQRTLTELAYLRDGQVRGLYDQAATVRARELIELAHQLRPVAIADPRGRRLNLPRLRRRQPSAYQPPNYPGPAGLGGNWPAPGQSSQLGSPGYSAVDPRWGPPKG from the coding sequence ATGACCAAATCGGTGGCAGAGCTGGCCAGGCGCCGTAATGGCCTGCCGGGCACGACTGCCGCACCGACCGGTCCGCTCTGGCAGCGCGTCCTGCGCTCGGGCTGGACCTGGCTCCTGCTCGGCGCCACCGCGGTCTTCGTGGCCGCCCTGGCCGCCCAATGGCAGCTCCTCACTGCGGACATTCCGGTCGAGGGTGGCGTCATCGAGGGAGTGAATGCTTCTGCCATCCGCACCTCTGCCTGGCTGGCCTTGCCCACTCTTGCGGTCTGGACGGTGTTGTTCCTGCTCGCTGATCGCTACCGCCCACAGCGGTTCGCCATCTGGTACCTGGCCCTGGGCTGGGGGGCGGCGATCGCCACCTTCCTCTCGATCTACGCCAACACCTGGGCCGGCCAGCACCTGTCGATCGCCGGCGATGGGGATCCGGCCAGCTCGGCGCGGGCGGCGATCTTCGTGGCGCCCTTCGTCGAGGAAGCGGCCAAGGCCACGGTGCTCTTCGGGATCGCCATCCTGGCCCGCTACCGGCTCACCTCGAAGGTCTCCACGATCGTCCTGGCTGGCCTGTCGGCGGCTGGCTTCGCCTTCACCGAGAACATCATTTACTACTCGCGAGTGATCGTGTTCTCCTCACAGAACATCGGGGTCGGTGACGCGGACGCCGCGTTGTCCCAGATCGTGCTGCTCCGCGGTGTGCTCACCGCCTTCGGGCACCCGCTGTTCACCATGATGACCGGGATCGGCCTGGCCGTCGCCCTGCGCACGCGCAGCAAGGTGGTCCGGGTGCTGGCCCCGCTGGCCGGCTACCTGGCCGCAGCCGGGTTGCACATGCTGTTCAACTCACAGGCCACCCTCGCCGACGGACGCACCCAGATGGTCCTCTACTTCGTGATCGCATTGCCGATGGTGCTGGGCGCCCTGGTCTACGTGATCCGGCAGATCCTGGCCGAGGGCCGGCGGATCCGAACCCGGCTCGGCGACTACGTCCAACTCGGCTGGCTGCCGGCCGCCGACCAGCTGGTCAACGCCAAGCTGCGCACCCGGGCCTGGGCGCTGCTGATCGGGATCACCCACGGGCCCAGGGTCTGGTGGGCCACGGTCCGGCTGCAGCGGACGCTGACCGAGCTGGCCTACCTGCGTGACGGTCAGGTGCGCGGCCTCTACGACCAGGCCGCCACTGTGCGGGCCCGGGAGCTGATCGAACTGGCCCACCAGTTGCGTCCGGTGGCGATCGCCGATCCGCGTGGGCGCCGGCTGAACCTGCCTCGGCTGCGCCGACGGCAGCCGAGCGCCTACCAGCCACCGAACTACCCCGGTCCGGCCGGCCTTGGCGGGAACTGGCCAGCGCCGGGCCAGTCGTCGCAGCTAGGATCACCTGGGTATTCGGCCGTGGATCCCCGCTGGGGACCGCCGAAAGGCTAG
- a CDS encoding ABC transporter → MSVESLSAALVRLREALGAVRLPLDLPDAQAVLSRAREQAAQLDDYVLPRLGRLDAPLLAVVGGSTGAGKSTLVNSLIGRPVTAAGVIRPTTRAAVLVHHPDDAAWFTSSQVLPGLARSDGPTQDVRALQLVAEPSLPRGLAVLDAPDLDSVVAENRALAGQLLAAADLWLFVTSAARYADAVPWDYLRSAAERKAVVAVVLDRLPPAAVDDIPAHLGQMMSQRGLAESPLFAVPETEVDADGLLPAAAVAPIRSWLAELAHSAVRRNEVVVQTLDGAITALAAAAPQVAEAVEAQQDAVATLRGDVESIFAMAAESISAQTADGTMLRGEVLARWQDFVGTGEFFRAVEQKIGRMRDRLTAAVKGEPRQAAQLKIAVESGLEILLREEGEAAVRRVVASWQAHPAGRRLLAEHEELGRTLPEFGPAAAQAVRDWQGDVLTLVTSEGQQKKAKARYLALGLNGIGVALMIVVFSQTGGLIGAEVGIAGGTAVLAQRLLEAVFGEDAVRRLARQAKQQLDARTAQVLAPESARFQAVLDQIEVRPGQAEELRAAVAELDRARAEADRFTSAPVPKAPAIPVPTELAALAAEVTRRPQPQPAERDEESTPVEEVEHS, encoded by the coding sequence ATGAGCGTGGAGAGCCTCTCGGCTGCGCTCGTCAGGTTGCGGGAAGCCTTGGGTGCGGTCCGGCTGCCGCTGGATCTCCCGGACGCGCAGGCCGTGCTGAGCCGGGCCCGGGAACAGGCTGCTCAACTCGACGATTACGTGCTGCCCCGACTTGGACGACTGGACGCCCCGCTGCTGGCCGTGGTCGGCGGCTCCACCGGAGCCGGCAAGTCGACCCTGGTCAACTCGTTGATCGGACGTCCAGTGACCGCAGCCGGAGTGATCCGTCCGACCACCCGGGCCGCCGTCTTGGTGCATCATCCCGACGATGCCGCCTGGTTCACCTCGTCCCAGGTGCTGCCCGGGCTGGCCCGCAGCGACGGGCCGACGCAGGACGTCCGCGCGCTGCAACTGGTGGCTGAGCCCAGCCTGCCTCGCGGGCTGGCCGTGCTGGATGCTCCCGACCTGGACTCGGTGGTCGCCGAGAACCGGGCGCTGGCCGGACAGTTGCTGGCTGCCGCCGACCTGTGGCTGTTCGTCACCTCGGCGGCCCGCTACGCCGATGCCGTGCCCTGGGACTACCTGCGCTCGGCCGCCGAGCGCAAGGCCGTGGTCGCGGTGGTCCTGGACCGGCTGCCACCAGCAGCCGTGGACGATATCCCGGCCCACCTGGGCCAGATGATGAGCCAGCGCGGGCTGGCCGAGTCGCCGCTGTTCGCGGTGCCCGAGACCGAGGTGGACGCCGACGGGCTGCTGCCGGCCGCTGCGGTGGCGCCGATTCGCTCCTGGCTGGCCGAACTGGCCCACAGTGCTGTGCGCCGCAATGAGGTGGTCGTGCAGACCCTGGACGGTGCGATCACCGCGCTGGCTGCGGCGGCCCCGCAGGTGGCCGAGGCCGTTGAGGCCCAGCAGGATGCCGTGGCCACGCTGCGTGGCGATGTGGAGTCGATCTTCGCCATGGCTGCCGAGTCGATCTCGGCCCAGACCGCGGACGGAACCATGCTGCGCGGTGAGGTGCTGGCCCGCTGGCAGGACTTCGTCGGGACCGGTGAGTTCTTCCGTGCGGTCGAGCAGAAGATCGGCCGGATGCGAGACCGGCTGACCGCCGCCGTGAAGGGCGAGCCTCGCCAGGCCGCCCAACTGAAGATCGCCGTGGAGTCCGGGCTGGAGATCCTGCTGCGCGAAGAGGGCGAGGCTGCCGTCCGCCGCGTCGTTGCCAGCTGGCAGGCCCACCCGGCCGGACGCCGGCTGTTGGCCGAGCATGAGGAGTTGGGGCGCACGCTGCCCGAGTTCGGCCCGGCCGCGGCTCAGGCCGTCCGCGACTGGCAGGGCGATGTGCTCACTTTGGTGACCAGCGAGGGCCAGCAGAAGAAGGCGAAGGCGCGCTACCTGGCGCTCGGCCTGAACGGCATCGGGGTGGCCCTGATGATCGTGGTCTTCTCTCAGACCGGCGGCCTGATCGGCGCCGAGGTGGGCATCGCCGGCGGCACCGCGGTGCTGGCCCAGCGGTTGTTGGAAGCGGTCTTCGGGGAGGACGCCGTCCGACGCCTGGCCCGGCAGGCCAAGCAGCAGTTGGACGCCCGCACCGCCCAGGTGCTGGCACCGGAGTCGGCGCGGTTCCAGGCTGTCCTCGATCAGATCGAAGTGCGTCCGGGCCAGGCGGAGGAGTTGCGGGCCGCCGTGGCCGAACTGGATCGGGCCCGTGCCGAGGCCGACCGCTTCACCAGCGCTCCGGTGCCGAAGGCCCCGGCCATTCCGGTGCCCACCGAGCTGGCCGCGTTGGCTGCGGAAGTGACGCGTCGTCCGCAGCCGCAGCCGGCTGAGCGGGACGAGGAGTCGACGCCGGTCGAAGAGGTGGAGCACTCGTGA
- a CDS encoding YfjP family GTPase — MSEDRLNRRIEALRTATELAAGRSDEAVLTAAGQVIERAGTRVALSGSHTVIAIAGSTGSGKSSLFNAISGTELAEVALRRPTTSKAMAASWGTKLPHELLDWLDITRRHLIAAEPGELSDLVLLDLPDHDSADLGHRLNVDRLIELVDAMIWVVDPQKYADAALHDGYLRRLASHAEVMLVVLNQVDLLPPDQLDNCVADLRRLLDEEGLRATPLIAVSAATGRGVRQLRDSLAQTVANKQAMTRRLAADVTVSAEALTRDLGPEAPARVNPSLVRQVDSALAEAAGVSLVVEATRTSWRRRGAIATGWPLVSWIGRIKPDPLKRFRLELAPAEPQPTEVNRTSLPPATAVQKALVDKGMRLLVDHARTGLPAGWARAVEAAAHANDAILADRLDKAVAEVSLDRRRWAWWWPLIGLLQWVLIIAAVAGALFLFAGSTLTSWGVPPLPALTWYGYPLGFWLLAGGVGGGLVLAGVSRLLVWAGAARRAAKARRELSAAVTTVVAELVITPLQAELDRYHEVRRQLRTAASS, encoded by the coding sequence GTGAGTGAAGACCGACTGAACCGTCGGATCGAGGCGTTGCGTACGGCCACCGAGTTGGCTGCCGGGCGCAGCGACGAGGCCGTGCTGACCGCGGCCGGTCAGGTGATCGAGCGGGCCGGGACCCGGGTCGCGCTGAGCGGCTCACACACGGTGATCGCGATCGCCGGATCAACCGGCTCGGGCAAGTCGAGCCTGTTCAACGCCATCAGCGGCACCGAACTGGCCGAAGTGGCGCTGCGCCGTCCGACCACCTCGAAGGCCATGGCGGCCAGCTGGGGGACCAAGCTGCCCCACGAGTTGCTCGACTGGCTGGACATCACCCGACGGCATCTGATCGCCGCCGAGCCCGGGGAGCTGTCCGATCTGGTCCTGCTGGACCTGCCCGACCACGACTCGGCCGACCTCGGCCACCGGCTCAATGTGGACCGGCTGATCGAGCTGGTGGACGCCATGATCTGGGTGGTCGATCCGCAGAAGTATGCCGATGCGGCTCTGCACGATGGCTACCTGCGGCGGCTGGCCAGCCATGCCGAGGTGATGCTGGTCGTGCTCAACCAGGTGGATCTGCTGCCACCGGACCAGCTGGACAACTGTGTGGCCGACCTACGTCGGCTGTTGGACGAGGAGGGCCTGCGGGCCACCCCGCTGATCGCGGTGTCGGCGGCCACCGGACGCGGCGTCCGGCAGTTGCGGGACTCGCTGGCCCAGACCGTGGCGAACAAGCAGGCCATGACCCGGCGGCTGGCCGCCGACGTCACCGTCTCCGCCGAGGCCCTGACCCGCGATCTCGGCCCCGAGGCGCCGGCCCGGGTGAACCCGAGCCTGGTGCGGCAGGTGGACTCGGCGCTCGCGGAAGCTGCGGGGGTGTCCCTGGTCGTCGAGGCGACCCGGACGTCCTGGCGCCGGCGCGGCGCGATCGCCACCGGTTGGCCCCTGGTCAGCTGGATCGGACGGATCAAGCCCGACCCGCTCAAGCGGTTCCGGCTCGAGCTGGCACCGGCCGAGCCGCAGCCCACCGAGGTGAACCGGACGTCGCTGCCGCCGGCCACGGCCGTCCAGAAGGCGCTGGTGGACAAGGGAATGCGGCTGCTGGTCGACCATGCCCGCACCGGGCTTCCGGCCGGCTGGGCGCGGGCAGTCGAGGCCGCCGCGCACGCCAACGACGCGATCCTGGCCGACCGGTTGGACAAGGCCGTGGCCGAGGTCAGCCTGGACCGGCGCCGGTGGGCCTGGTGGTGGCCGCTGATCGGGCTGCTCCAGTGGGTGCTGATCATCGCGGCCGTGGCCGGGGCGCTGTTCCTCTTCGCCGGCTCCACGCTGACGTCATGGGGCGTTCCGCCGCTGCCCGCACTGACCTGGTACGGCTACCCGTTGGGCTTCTGGCTGCTGGCCGGGGGAGTCGGCGGTGGCCTGGTGCTGGCCGGAGTGTCCCGGCTGCTGGTCTGGGCCGGTGCGGCCCGGCGCGCGGCCAAGGCCCGGCGCGAGCTGTCCGCCGCGGTGACGACCGTGGTCGCCGAGCTGGTGATCACACCGCTGCAGGCCGAGCTGGACCGCTACCACGAGGTACGTCGGCAGCTGCGGACCGCGGCATCGTCCTGA